One window of the Candidatus Dependentiae bacterium genome contains the following:
- a CDS encoding FoF1 ATP synthase subunit a, translating to MSGLDLLESPQWSLGFVFKSDHPFFTINARTITHTWILLGLLTLLLLVVRFIILKKKSTARFIVLEFVRFFIDMCMQSMGTFFSFTHFSFITALFIFIFCGNILSTIPWLEEPTQDLNTTLALGVIAFLYTQIAAVRAQGIKAYIAGYFAPFFIMLPLNIVGKLASVVSISFRLFGNIFGSSIITRIYFSAIEGSLIAESAGLLTGLNIGMALFFSLFEGFLQAFVFAMLSLTYLSIALQGEGH from the coding sequence ATGAGTGGACTTGACCTTTTAGAATCTCCCCAATGGTCTCTTGGGTTTGTATTTAAATCAGATCACCCGTTTTTTACTATTAATGCACGCACCATTACGCATACGTGGATTCTTCTGGGGCTACTCACACTCTTGTTGCTCGTTGTACGATTCATTATTTTAAAGAAAAAAAGCACCGCACGTTTTATTGTGCTTGAATTTGTACGTTTTTTTATTGATATGTGCATGCAATCTATGGGTACATTTTTTTCATTCACCCATTTTTCTTTTATCACAGCACTCTTCATTTTTATTTTTTGCGGAAATATTTTATCAACTATTCCCTGGCTAGAAGAACCTACACAGGATTTAAATACCACTCTGGCACTTGGGGTAATTGCATTTTTGTATACACAAATTGCAGCAGTACGAGCACAGGGAATCAAGGCATACATTGCGGGCTATTTTGCGCCATTTTTTATTATGCTTCCCCTAAATATAGTGGGCAAACTTGCTTCGGTTGTTTCAATTTCATTTCGTTTATTTGGCAATATTTTTGGTAGTTCAATTATTACCCGCATTTACTTTAGCGCCATTGAAGGTTCGCTCATCGCAGAATCTGCCGGACTACTTACCGGATTGAACATAGGTATGGCATTGTTCTTCAGTTTGTTTGAAGGGTTTTTACAAGCATTCGTCTTTGCTATGCTTTCACTTACCTATCTTTCAATAGCACTACAAGGCGAAGGTCATTAA
- a CDS encoding ATP synthase F0 subunit C yields MYHPVSEFIHYSTIALTVGITSIGVGIGEGIASRAALDAMNTQPRASGNIMRAAILGMALIETAAIMGMVISIMLLLGTRTVASGFYADLAELGIAFAICISGMVLGFVSALPAREACFAIARQPFFAQHIMRFMLITQSLLQSPIIFGFIVATIIKYQSVNATTLSDSLRLISSGLCIGLGSVGPAIGLALFAQSACHGLGSNPRAYNKLFSFTLISQTIIETPIIFAFVISMALLFLVPTTNISDIYAIALLAAAISTSIGTVGPGISSGRTAASACHQIALNPESHSILSRISMFAQGLIETCAIYAVLISFLLIFSQ; encoded by the coding sequence ATGTACCATCCCGTATCAGAATTTATTCATTATAGCACTATTGCACTGACTGTTGGTATTACCTCAATTGGTGTTGGTATTGGAGAGGGCATTGCCAGTAGAGCTGCACTTGATGCTATGAACACACAACCACGCGCAAGTGGCAACATTATGCGTGCAGCAATCTTAGGAATGGCATTGATTGAAACTGCAGCAATCATGGGTATGGTTATTTCTATTATGTTACTTCTTGGCACAAGAACCGTTGCATCTGGATTCTATGCTGATCTTGCAGAACTTGGTATTGCATTTGCAATTTGTATTTCTGGCATGGTACTTGGCTTTGTGTCGGCACTTCCTGCACGTGAAGCATGCTTTGCCATTGCACGTCAACCATTTTTTGCTCAACACATCATGCGGTTTATGTTGATCACACAATCACTTTTGCAAAGCCCCATAATTTTTGGATTTATTGTTGCAACCATTATTAAATATCAATCAGTGAATGCAACAACATTAAGTGATAGTTTACGTTTAATAAGTAGTGGTTTGTGTATAGGCCTGGGTAGCGTTGGCCCTGCAATAGGCCTTGCATTATTTGCACAAAGTGCATGCCACGGGCTCGGTAGCAATCCTCGCGCATATAACAAGCTCTTTTCATTTACATTAATTAGCCAAACAATTATTGAAACTCCTATAATATTTGCATTTGTTATTTCTATGGCATTGCTATTCTTAGTTCCAACCACCAATATTTCTGATATCTATGCCATTGCACTACTTGCTGCAGCAATCAGCACAAGCATTGGTACTGTTGGGCCTGGTATCAGTTCAGGCAGGACAGCAGCTTCTGCATGTCATCAAATTGCACTCAATCCTGAATCCCACAGTATATTGTCTCGCATAAGTATGTTTGCACAGGGGTTAATTGAAACATGTGCAATTTATGCGGTATTAATTTCATTTTTATTAATATTCTCACAATAA
- a CDS encoding glycosyltransferase yields the protein MKHTNLHIVYIITKLELGGAQKVCLALFEGLQKDGITTNLISGASGTLVDHIKHNKDVILIDNFKREVTVKALWNEVICFFNLIKQLRTLKKQHAIILVHTHSTKAGLLGRWAAFFAGIKIRIHTVHGYGFHPHQSWIPWLVTYTLELVTSFITTHFVCVSSADVKVGLKLFPQFAHKHSIIRAAIDWEQFYIPACKALPTLPTTQPFIFGTIACFKPQKNLFDLLYAFKTVHAQNTNTRLEIIGDGAQRTKIEHWLTENNLTDIVTLHGWQDRVAPIMFTWHAFVLSSLWEGLPCAIVEARMLQLPILSYDTGGIQDVVHHGNNGLLCTQKAWHTLAHNMLTILNNPELYKKLSTYQDNLSDFSNTHMIQKHVALYRKLL from the coding sequence ATGAAGCATACAAATTTACATATCGTTTATATTATCACTAAGCTAGAATTAGGCGGCGCGCAAAAAGTTTGCCTTGCATTATTTGAAGGATTACAAAAGGACGGCATTACTACCAACTTAATCTCTGGTGCAAGTGGCACACTCGTCGATCATATCAAACACAACAAAGATGTAATTTTAATTGATAATTTTAAACGTGAAGTTACCGTCAAGGCACTATGGAATGAAGTCATTTGTTTTTTTAATTTAATCAAGCAACTACGAACATTAAAAAAACAACATGCCATTATCCTGGTACACACGCACAGTACCAAAGCCGGACTGCTTGGCAGATGGGCCGCATTTTTTGCCGGTATTAAAATTCGTATTCATACGGTACACGGCTATGGGTTCCATCCGCATCAATCATGGATTCCTTGGTTGGTTACGTATACACTCGAATTGGTAACAAGCTTTATTACCACACACTTTGTATGCGTATCTTCTGCAGATGTTAAAGTTGGCCTTAAACTATTTCCACAATTCGCACATAAACATTCAATAATTCGCGCGGCAATTGATTGGGAACAATTTTATATACCAGCATGCAAAGCCCTGCCAACATTACCCACCACACAACCATTCATATTTGGAACTATTGCATGTTTCAAACCACAAAAAAACTTGTTTGATCTACTCTATGCATTCAAAACTGTGCACGCACAGAATACAAATACACGACTTGAAATTATTGGTGACGGTGCTCAGCGCACCAAAATTGAACACTGGCTAACGGAAAACAATTTGACCGACATTGTCACACTACATGGGTGGCAAGATCGTGTAGCGCCAATTATGTTCACCTGGCATGCATTTGTATTGAGCTCATTATGGGAGGGGTTGCCATGCGCCATTGTAGAAGCACGCATGCTGCAGTTGCCTATTCTCAGTTATGACACGGGTGGTATTCAAGACGTGGTACACCATGGCAACAATGGATTGTTGTGCACACAAAAAGCATGGCACACACTCGCACACAATATGCTTACTATTCTAAATAATCCAGAATTATATAAAAAGTTATCCACCTACCAAGATAATTTATCAGATTTTAGCAACACACATATGATCCAAAAGCATGTAGCATTATATAGAAAATTACTATAA
- a CDS encoding cysteine synthase family protein, with protein MFKNVIDAIGNTPLVKLDFDSPAHIYAKLEYLNPGGSVKDRSASYMISYAEKHGQLKPGGTIIDASSGNQGIATAMIGAAKGYNVIIAVSEKISKEKLDTIKAYGAQVVMCPPTAFVDDPKSYWSTACRLHKETPNSFMPNQYFNPVNAEGHYTLLGPEIWKQTDGKITHFFACAGTGGTVSGAGKYLKEQNPNIKVIALDSNNSYRSTNGCPKPYKVEGMGIDFVSEVMNYDVVDEIVEVKDEDALPMLKTLAKKYGLLAGPSSGAAAWAAQEYAKKLNKNDYAVVIFSDSGRAYLTKDFY; from the coding sequence ATGTTTAAAAACGTCATTGATGCCATTGGCAACACACCTCTCGTCAAACTTGATTTTGATTCTCCTGCACATATATATGCAAAACTGGAATATTTAAATCCAGGTGGCAGTGTAAAAGATCGTTCCGCATCCTATATGATTTCCTATGCAGAAAAACATGGCCAGCTCAAACCGGGCGGTACTATTATAGATGCCTCTTCAGGCAATCAAGGTATTGCAACTGCTATGATTGGTGCAGCAAAAGGATATAACGTAATCATTGCCGTATCAGAAAAAATAAGTAAAGAAAAATTGGATACCATCAAAGCCTATGGCGCGCAGGTTGTCATGTGTCCCCCAACTGCCTTTGTTGATGATCCAAAAAGTTATTGGAGCACTGCCTGCAGATTACACAAAGAAACGCCTAATTCTTTTATGCCAAATCAATACTTTAATCCAGTTAATGCAGAAGGCCACTATACATTATTGGGACCAGAAATTTGGAAACAAACAGATGGTAAAATTACACACTTTTTCGCATGCGCAGGAACCGGTGGTACCGTAAGTGGCGCAGGTAAATACCTGAAAGAACAAAACCCCAACATAAAAGTAATTGCTCTTGACTCCAACAACTCATACCGTTCGACCAACGGCTGCCCAAAACCATACAAAGTAGAAGGAATGGGTATAGATTTTGTGTCTGAGGTAATGAATTATGATGTAGTGGATGAGATTGTAGAAGTCAAAGATGAAGATGCGCTTCCTATGCTCAAAACGCTGGCCAAAAAATATGGTCTGCTTGCCGGCCCGAGCAGTGGTGCTGCCGCATGGGCTGCTCAAGAATATGCAAAAAAACTAAACAAAAATGATTATGCTGTCGTTATATTTAGCGACTCTGGTAGAGCATACCTTACTAAAGATTTTTATTAA
- a CDS encoding site-2 protease family protein, translating to MLGKLKSLLIALFGLSAIIVVHEFGHFLFCRLFGVQVPVFSVGFGPKLIGYKIGGTLFQIAALPLGGYNAIDTASFVSKTYIQKMIITLAGIGFNIIFAALLFILIAWYTSKKESRPTNIFIVIMQGILITYTFTKTIMHGFFGIWQQKTRGQLTGPIGIITSAQSSQAQGWMVFLLWLAIMNINVAIFNLLPIPFLDGGQLVKLTIEALYGAPLPVRLLSLINNIFLLLFLFLLIWLSARDMKNQ from the coding sequence ATGCTTGGTAAATTAAAATCACTGTTGATTGCATTATTTGGGTTAAGCGCCATAATTGTTGTCCACGAGTTTGGACATTTTTTATTTTGTAGGCTTTTCGGTGTACAAGTACCGGTATTTTCAGTGGGATTTGGCCCCAAATTGATAGGATACAAAATTGGCGGGACGCTATTTCAAATTGCAGCTCTTCCACTCGGCGGCTACAATGCCATTGATACCGCAAGCTTTGTGAGCAAAACGTATATACAAAAAATGATTATCACACTTGCAGGTATTGGTTTCAATATTATATTTGCGGCATTATTATTCATCTTGATCGCATGGTATACCAGTAAAAAAGAATCACGGCCAACCAATATATTTATTGTCATTATGCAAGGCATACTTATCACGTATACTTTTACTAAAACTATTATGCATGGATTTTTTGGTATTTGGCAGCAAAAAACACGTGGACAACTGACGGGACCCATTGGTATCATAACAAGTGCACAATCAAGTCAGGCCCAAGGCTGGATGGTTTTTCTATTATGGCTTGCAATCATGAATATAAATGTTGCCATATTCAACTTACTGCCTATTCCATTTCTGGATGGTGGACAGCTCGTCAAATTAACCATAGAAGCATTATATGGCGCACCATTACCAGTAAGACTTTTATCATTAATTAATAATATATTCTTATTATTATTCTTATTTTTACTTATCTGGCTATCAGCTCGAGATATGAAAAATCAATAG
- a CDS encoding glycosyltransferase: MKRIKLVHVISSLKIGGAESLLVDLIRLMPSHRYDHHVIYFHDGPNRTRLAHMGIPTYHVTGGFCLYDPIFWLRLYRLLKILQPDVIHGSLWAANFAVRLIGKMILHIPTVCVLHWSLEQDGRIRNMLDYGTLDWADRVVAIADGVASSLADAAWVSHKNIQVIYNGIDSQYVHQLVTMQAVTRDSLGIAPEALVFGTVGRFIYQKNYHHLINVFANVYQHYPHIRLLLVGLGPLEQDLRKQVAQLGITSAVIFVIGQPAYGYYKLMDCFVLPSVQEGLSIALLEAMSCGIPCVTTGAQHQVIHHNQNGILVLPHDAPGLYHQLTRMVAEEPLRKQLGKAGKARVIEAFQLADTTRAYEQLFEDMFAT, translated from the coding sequence ATGAAGCGTATAAAGTTAGTACACGTAATTTCAAGCTTGAAAATTGGTGGTGCAGAATCATTGCTTGTTGATCTTATAAGATTAATGCCATCGCATAGATATGATCATCACGTGATCTATTTCCATGATGGCCCTAATCGTACAAGATTAGCGCATATGGGTATACCAACTTATCACGTTACGGGCGGATTTTGTTTATATGATCCTATTTTTTGGTTGCGCTTATACCGTTTGCTCAAGATATTACAACCAGATGTAATTCATGGATCATTATGGGCTGCAAATTTTGCTGTACGTTTGATTGGCAAGATGATTTTGCATATTCCAACGGTGTGTGTATTGCATTGGTCGTTGGAGCAAGATGGGCGCATACGCAATATGCTCGATTATGGCACGCTTGATTGGGCAGATCGTGTTGTAGCAATTGCTGATGGTGTTGCGAGTTCACTTGCAGATGCTGCATGGGTATCTCACAAAAATATTCAAGTGATTTATAATGGCATTGACAGTCAGTACGTACATCAACTGGTTACTATGCAAGCAGTAACACGAGATTCACTTGGTATAGCTCCGGAGGCGCTGGTTTTTGGTACGGTTGGTCGTTTTATTTATCAAAAAAATTATCATCACTTGATTAATGTGTTTGCGAATGTATATCAGCACTATCCGCACATTCGTTTATTGCTGGTTGGGCTTGGTCCTCTTGAGCAAGATTTGCGTAAACAAGTAGCACAGTTGGGTATCACATCAGCAGTTATATTTGTTATTGGTCAACCGGCATATGGCTACTATAAACTTATGGACTGTTTTGTTTTGCCATCGGTGCAAGAAGGGTTATCCATAGCGCTACTTGAGGCTATGTCTTGTGGGATCCCTTGCGTTACGACTGGAGCTCAACACCAGGTCATACACCATAATCAGAATGGGATTTTAGTGTTACCGCATGATGCACCGGGGCTTTACCACCAACTTACTCGTATGGTAGCAGAGGAACCGTTACGCAAACAGCTTGGAAAAGCAGGAAAAGCAAGGGTTATAGAAGCATTTCAGTTAGCAGATACTACGCGGGCATATGAGCAATTATTTGAGGATATGTTTGCAACATGA
- a CDS encoding AMP-binding protein — MITNSDARERARFEHLKNEISSNGQLMYAGTLLQYAAQKYDDTPALIYQDKTISFRDLYLYACQLSTMLQKHGIQSGDRVVIWLENSPEFFIGYYGAWQVGAVVVPLNIFLTEHELGYILKDAQPKVIITSADRVELIKQLSIESVPQIITERDMALDQAPQESWRLHQLITLPENDMSALLYTSGTTGLPKGVMLSSKNIMTSLIQTLARLHLNHGERVFAILPLFHAFAQNAFVWGAIFAGVTIILAPKIERRYILEGLKHKPTLFLGVPALYGLLCMMKTAPLDSVKLFVSGGDAMPDKIRSYFELLYHRKICSGYGLTETSPTLSVAFDDEAIPTGNVGTLLPGIQASVRDEQGNEVPRGHIGQLWVKGDNVMLGYYNAPDMTEKALQDGWFDTGDLVYFDEKNRLVITGRVKDLIIHKGLNIYPQEIENVILMHPNVIRVGVIGKHENAVGEVPVAFVQLRKAEEDIEQKLIRLCKEHLAAYKVPKQFICSTEELPVTATAKVDKKVLRKRI; from the coding sequence ATGATAACTAATTCTGATGCAAGAGAGCGTGCCCGTTTTGAGCACCTAAAAAATGAAATTAGCTCAAACGGTCAATTAATGTATGCGGGTACGTTGTTGCAATACGCGGCACAAAAATATGATGATACGCCGGCATTAATATACCAAGATAAAACTATCAGCTTTCGTGATTTATATTTATACGCATGTCAATTAAGTACCATGTTGCAAAAACATGGTATACAGTCGGGAGATCGAGTAGTTATTTGGTTAGAAAATTCTCCTGAATTTTTTATTGGTTATTATGGTGCCTGGCAAGTTGGTGCGGTGGTGGTACCTCTTAATATTTTCCTCACCGAACATGAGTTAGGTTATATTCTCAAAGATGCGCAGCCGAAAGTAATTATTACATCGGCAGATCGTGTTGAGCTGATCAAGCAACTTAGCATAGAATCAGTTCCACAAATTATTACCGAACGCGACATGGCATTAGACCAAGCGCCGCAAGAATCTTGGCGCCTTCATCAGCTCATTACACTACCAGAAAATGACATGTCTGCATTATTGTATACATCAGGTACTACCGGGTTGCCTAAAGGCGTCATGCTGAGTTCTAAAAATATTATGACAAGCCTCATACAGACGCTTGCGCGATTACACTTAAACCATGGTGAACGTGTATTTGCCATATTGCCATTATTCCATGCATTTGCCCAAAACGCATTTGTATGGGGTGCTATTTTTGCGGGCGTTACCATAATATTGGCACCAAAAATTGAACGTAGATACATTCTTGAAGGGCTCAAGCACAAACCTACACTGTTTTTAGGTGTTCCGGCATTGTACGGCTTATTGTGTATGATGAAAACTGCACCACTTGATTCAGTCAAATTATTTGTTTCCGGTGGCGATGCAATGCCTGATAAAATTCGTTCTTATTTTGAATTGCTCTATCATCGTAAAATTTGTAGTGGATATGGTTTAACTGAGACATCTCCAACACTATCAGTTGCATTTGATGATGAGGCTATACCAACCGGTAATGTTGGCACATTATTACCAGGTATTCAGGCGTCTGTACGTGATGAGCAAGGTAATGAAGTGCCGCGCGGACACATTGGCCAACTATGGGTAAAAGGCGACAATGTAATGCTTGGTTATTATAATGCACCAGATATGACGGAAAAAGCTTTGCAAGATGGGTGGTTTGATACCGGTGATTTAGTTTATTTTGATGAAAAAAATAGATTAGTAATCACAGGACGTGTGAAAGATCTTATTATTCATAAGGGTCTGAACATTTATCCGCAAGAAATTGAAAATGTTATTCTTATGCATCCGAATGTTATACGTGTAGGTGTTATTGGCAAACATGAGAATGCGGTAGGAGAAGTTCCGGTAGCATTTGTGCAATTACGCAAAGCAGAAGAAGATATAGAACAAAAACTTATCCGTTTGTGTAAAGAACATTTAGCAGCATATAAAGTGCCCAAACAGTTTATCTGTAGTACCGAAGAATTACCCGTAACAGCAACGGCTAAAGTGGATAAAAAAGTATTACGCAAGAGAATTTAA
- a CDS encoding ferredoxin has translation MKKVTIQPGCISCTTCQFTAPQVFEVTDVSRVKPDADIEKHADAIRLAVQRCPVQVIKFQEE, from the coding sequence GTGAAAAAAGTTACTATTCAACCGGGTTGTATTTCATGTACCACTTGTCAATTTACTGCACCACAGGTATTTGAAGTAACCGATGTATCACGCGTCAAACCAGATGCAGATATAGAAAAACATGCTGATGCAATTAGATTAGCGGTACAAAGATGTCCGGTACAAGTTATTAAATTTCAAGAAGAATAG
- the tmk gene encoding dTMP kinase: MQRLKRGILIAIEGIDGSGKSTLAHNISEYLKQQHLPVILTKEPGGSPLGKQLREILQTQTVPLSSKAEFLLFAADRAEHFQKIILPHLHANSIIISDRLSDSSLVYQGYGRGLDISMLRTINAWVMNGIRPDIVFYLKLAPEQAQERLIARNQKLTTFEQEHISFTKKLVYGFDEILKNRKDVILMDGTQSPEQLTQEAVQAIETWIKSNHLRE; this comes from the coding sequence ATGCAACGTCTCAAGCGCGGTATACTCATTGCTATTGAAGGTATTGATGGTTCAGGAAAAAGTACACTCGCACACAATATTTCTGAATACCTCAAACAACAACATTTACCTGTCATTCTCACAAAAGAACCAGGTGGAAGCCCTTTGGGCAAACAACTACGTGAAATTTTACAAACACAAACAGTACCACTCAGCTCTAAAGCAGAATTTTTATTATTCGCAGCCGATCGTGCAGAACATTTCCAGAAAATAATTTTGCCACACTTACATGCAAATAGTATCATTATTTCTGATCGCCTGAGCGATTCTTCCCTTGTATATCAAGGTTATGGCCGTGGTCTTGATATTAGTATGTTACGTACCATTAATGCATGGGTTATGAATGGCATTCGTCCTGATATAGTTTTTTATTTAAAATTAGCTCCGGAACAAGCACAAGAACGCTTGATAGCACGCAACCAAAAATTAACTACCTTTGAACAAGAACATATATCATTTACCAAAAAATTAGTTTACGGTTTTGATGAAATACTTAAAAACCGTAAAGATGTTATACTTATGGACGGTACACAATCACCGGAACAATTAACTCAAGAAGCTGTACAAGCAATAGAAACATGGATAAAGTCAAATCATCTACGCGAATAA
- the thpR gene encoding RNA 2',3'-cyclic phosphodiesterase, protein MKNKIRIFVAVELPVAVQKEIERVQHILKASALFEGRFANLQQSHITIKFIGDVMLKDIPSIHTALQDVIFSPSKAQLDRIGIFGTDHIIKVVYLNIVSPELAQLALTIDHQLEPWCMLEVREFVSHVTLARVKKVVDKKALLDFIEGITINPIIFTIDKFVLMESVLTPEGPDYKRLYVYEHS, encoded by the coding sequence ATGAAAAATAAGATACGTATATTTGTGGCAGTTGAATTACCAGTTGCTGTGCAAAAAGAGATAGAGCGGGTACAGCATATATTGAAAGCATCGGCATTGTTTGAAGGCCGCTTTGCTAATTTGCAACAAAGTCATATAACGATAAAATTTATTGGCGATGTTATGCTCAAAGACATCCCATCTATACATACCGCATTGCAAGATGTTATTTTTTCTCCCAGTAAGGCACAGTTGGATAGGATAGGTATATTTGGTACTGATCACATAATCAAAGTTGTATATCTGAATATTGTGTCACCTGAATTGGCACAACTTGCATTGACTATAGATCATCAACTTGAACCATGGTGTATGCTTGAAGTGCGTGAGTTTGTAAGTCATGTGACTTTAGCGCGGGTAAAAAAAGTTGTAGATAAAAAAGCATTATTAGATTTTATAGAGGGAATTACCATTAATCCCATAATTTTTACTATCGATAAATTTGTATTAATGGAATCGGTATTGACGCCCGAAGGGCCAGATTACAAACGTTTGTATGTATACGAACATTCTTGA
- a CDS encoding RtcB family protein, with product MAEQLITRDDLVQIDEYTYEVPKTYRQDMQVPARVFMSKNMIEDVLSDRAIWQLVNVATLPGIQKYACAMPDIHQGYGFPIGGVAACAIAEGGVISPGGIGYDINCGVRLLVANMNVDEVRPYLEKLATRLFHKVPSGVGRGGKLDFDPNELDKILAYGAERMLQLGYGTQADLEFCEERGRMAVADPDMVSERAKKRGRDQIGTLGSGNHFLEVQYVEEIFDQPAATAYGLHKGNVTVMIHCGSRGLGHQTCTDYVRIMMGKLPEWGYVLPDRELVYAPFDSKEAQDYFAAMAAASNYAWANRHMIGHWVREAWQEVIGKHVELNTVYDVSHNIGKVETHNVDGIEKKLIIHRKGATRAFGPERPENPAKYMSVGQPVLIPGTMGTASYVLAGTQESMDVAFGSSCHGAGRRMSRAQAKKTVRGSQLREELERQGIIIRSDSDPGLAEEAPTAYKDVEDVVDVVAGAQLARKVARLKPLAVIKGG from the coding sequence ATGGCAGAACAATTAATTACGCGTGATGACTTAGTGCAAATAGATGAGTACACGTATGAGGTTCCCAAAACATATCGGCAAGACATGCAGGTACCTGCGCGAGTGTTTATGAGCAAAAATATGATAGAAGATGTATTGAGTGATCGTGCAATCTGGCAATTGGTGAACGTTGCTACGTTACCTGGAATTCAAAAATATGCGTGTGCTATGCCGGATATTCATCAAGGCTACGGGTTTCCTATTGGTGGTGTTGCGGCGTGTGCCATTGCTGAAGGTGGTGTGATTTCTCCTGGTGGTATTGGATATGACATTAATTGTGGTGTCCGATTGCTTGTTGCCAATATGAATGTTGATGAAGTTCGCCCCTATTTGGAAAAATTAGCAACACGCTTATTTCATAAAGTGCCATCGGGTGTAGGCAGAGGTGGTAAGTTAGATTTTGACCCCAATGAATTAGATAAGATTTTAGCCTATGGTGCTGAACGCATGTTGCAGTTAGGATATGGCACGCAAGCTGACTTAGAATTTTGTGAAGAACGTGGGCGTATGGCAGTTGCTGATCCGGATATGGTTTCTGAGCGCGCGAAAAAACGCGGCAGAGACCAAATTGGTACACTCGGATCGGGTAATCACTTTCTTGAAGTGCAATATGTAGAAGAGATTTTCGATCAACCTGCAGCAACGGCATATGGTTTGCATAAAGGTAATGTGACGGTGATGATTCACTGTGGTTCGCGTGGCTTGGGGCACCAGACGTGTACTGATTATGTGCGTATTATGATGGGTAAATTACCCGAATGGGGATATGTATTGCCTGACCGTGAGTTAGTCTATGCACCATTTGATTCCAAAGAAGCACAAGATTATTTTGCCGCAATGGCCGCAGCAAGCAACTATGCATGGGCCAACAGACATATGATTGGCCACTGGGTGCGCGAAGCATGGCAAGAGGTTATTGGCAAACACGTGGAATTGAACACGGTGTATGATGTTTCACACAATATTGGTAAAGTTGAAACGCATAATGTAGATGGTATTGAAAAAAAATTGATTATACATCGCAAGGGTGCTACGCGTGCATTTGGTCCGGAACGTCCAGAAAATCCTGCAAAATATATGAGTGTTGGGCAACCAGTACTGATTCCCGGAACTATGGGTACCGCTTCTTATGTTTTGGCAGGAACGCAAGAAAGTATGGATGTTGCATTTGGTTCATCATGCCACGGTGCAGGTAGACGTATGTCCCGTGCACAGGCCAAAAAAACAGTACGGGGCTCACAATTGCGAGAAGAACTGGAGCGTCAAGGTATTATTATTCGTTCAGATTCAGACCCGGGACTTGCAGAGGAAGCACCAACGGCATACAAAGACGTAGAAGATGTGGTTGATGTAGTGGCAGGTGCACAGCTAGCTCGTAAAGTTGCACGCCTCAAACCGCTTGCGGTTATTAAGGGTGGGTGA
- a CDS encoding archease translates to MKKDFEQLPHTADIKIRVFGDTKEELFANAVIGMFQVIRPQIDGCRIAHDRVVCDTLPIQHQVEVRSFQEASLLVDFLSEALYLSDIHNEAYLHVDVHELRDTFISATLHGIQVQGFEVVEIKAVTYHELEIKKVNGAWQADIVFDI, encoded by the coding sequence GTGAAAAAAGATTTTGAACAATTACCGCATACGGCTGATATTAAGATTCGTGTATTTGGTGATACGAAAGAAGAATTATTTGCTAACGCGGTGATTGGCATGTTTCAGGTAATACGGCCACAAATAGATGGTTGTCGCATAGCGCATGACCGTGTGGTGTGTGATACGTTGCCTATACAACATCAGGTTGAAGTACGCTCATTTCAAGAAGCATCATTACTTGTTGATTTTTTATCAGAGGCACTATATCTGTCTGATATACATAATGAAGCATATTTACATGTTGATGTACATGAGTTACGAGATACATTTATTTCAGCTACCTTACATGGTATACAAGTACAAGGATTTGAGGTGGTAGAGATTAAGGCAGTAACGTACCATGAATTAGAAATCAAAAAAGTTAATGGTGCGTGGCAGGCAGACATAGTATTCGATATTTAA